GTGGGGCGGGGCCGCGCTGTTCGGCATCGAATCGGCGCCCGTGGGGCGTCGAGGGCTGTGGGGCAGCTTCACCAGCATGGGCATCGGCATTGGCGGGATTCTCGGCTCAGCGGTGTTCGCCGTGGTCAGTGTGGCAGCGAACGACGACCTTGCCGGTTTTGCCTGGCGCATTCCGTTCTGGCTGGGCGGGGTGCTGGTGCTGGTCGGGCTCTATGCGCGGTTGCAGAAACCGGCGCAGTCGCTGGGCGAGTCGAAGGGGCACGGGCGCATGCCGTTGATTGAAGCGTTGCGCGCACGACCTCGGGCCATGTTGCTGTGTACCGGCATCGCGTTTGGCTACGTGACCATCGCCTACATCGGCAGCACGTTCTTCCTGTCCTACGCCACACAACTGGGCTACGGCAGCACCGATGCACTGATTTTCGACATCGCCTTATCGGTTGCCATCGTCATCACTGCGCCGCTGTTTGCCTTACTGTCCGACCGCATTGGCCGGCGCAAGGTGATGATCCTCGGCGCGTTCATCATGGCGGCCGGGTTCTTCGTGTTCTTTCCGTTGGTGGGGCTGAAAAGCCTGTTGGTGTCGACGTTTGCCTACATCGTGATTGGTGCGTTCATGGGTGCGACGCAGGGGCCGATCCCGGCGTTTCTCGCCGAGCAGTTTCCACGGGACATGCGTTATTCGGGGATGTCGGCGGCGTACCAGATCGGTGCCGCGCTGGGAGGCGGGACGGCATCGAGTGCGGCCACGGCCATTCTGATTGCCAACAACCACGACGCGTTTGGCGTTGCGGTGTACGGGGCGGTGGCGTTGGGGATCGTGGCGGTCTGCTCGTTCTTTCTCAAGGAAACCGCGCATTTGAGCCTGGAGGAAATCGACGCGCCATTGAACGGCGCATCGGCGACGGCACCAGTGCCGGGACGCTGGCAAACGCCCTGACACCGGCATTCGGGATCAGGCTGACAGGTGTTCGTAGAGAATCGTCGCACCGACAATCATCAGCACCACGCCACCGACGATTTCCGCACGTTTGCCGACCACGGTGCCCAGCACCCGACCCAGCATCACGCCAAGGGTGACCATGGTCATGGTCGCCAGGCCGATGGCGGCAGCGGCCACCCAGATGTTCACATCGACAAACGCGAGGCCGACGCCGACAGCCAGGGCGTCAATGCTGGTGGCCACGGCGGTGACGGCGAGGATGAAGAACGAGTGCTGCCCCGGTTTTTCTTCTTCGGCTTCCTCATGCTTGAGGCCGTTGTAGATCATGTGCAGTCCGAGCGCGACCAGCAGGGTGAAGGCGATCCAGTGGTCCCAGCTTTCCACCCAGCGAGTAGCGGCCTGGCCGATGAACCAGCCGATGACCGGGGTGATTGCTTCGATGACACCAAAGATCAGACCGGTGCGCAGGGCCTCGGTCAGGCGTGGTTTGTGCAGGCTGGAGCCCTTGCCGATGGCGGCCGCGAAGGCATCCGTGGACATGGCGAGTGCGAGGAAGATCAGGGAAACAGGATTCACGGGCAATACTTCCAGTCGGGCCATGAGTCAACGACACAACCACACGCCCGACTTTCGGCATGGATGTGTCGTCGGTCTCACCAACCAGAAGGTGTTCGCACCACGGCATGTTGCCGAATATGTTGATACGAACGCTTCCGAGGGGCTCGGAAGCAGGTTACTCCCCAACGAAGGCCCGGATCATAGGCAGGCAAACATGAAAATTTCGTTAAATGCCCGGCGCAGGTTCGGTTGACCCCGCAGGGATTCGCAGCTCGGCGCACAACCCGCCTTCAGGCCGGTTGTACAGCTGCAGGGTGCTGCCGATCTTGCTCACGATCATCTGCACGATGGCCAGTCCCAACCCCGCGCCATTGGCGTGACCCTCGCTGTAGAAGCGTTCGAACAACCGCGCATATTGCTGCTCATCGATGCCGGGGCCGGCATCTTCGACGCTGATCGACACCGAACCGCAGGCCTGTGGCTGCACCTGAACCCGCACCTCGCTGCCGGGCGGGGCGAAGTTCAGCGCATTGGTTACCAGATTTTGCAGAGCGATGGCCAACGCCACCGGATCAGTATCCACCGGGCAGTGATGGTCGCTGTCGAGGATCAGCTCAACGTCTTTTTCCAGGGCCAGCGGCGTCAGCTCGGCCAGCTCCTCGCGCACCAGCGCGGTCAGTTCGACGCGGGCGTTTTGCGGGGATGCCAGACGCGGTTCGATGCGCGCCATGGTCAGCAATTGGCTGGCGATGCGCGTGGCGCGGTCCACGGCGCTGACCAGAAACTCCAGCGCTTCCTCGCGTTGTTGCGGGGTGTTGGCCAATTGCGCGTTCTGCGCATGAATCCGCAGGATCGCCAGCGGCGTGCGCAACTCATGGGCGGCGTCGGCGATAAAGCGTCGCTCCCGGGCCAGCAGGTTGTCGATCTGTTGCAGCAAGCGGTTGAGCGCGGTCTGCATCGGCTCGAGATCCTGGGGCAGGGGGCTCAGGTGCAGGGGTTTCAGGGTGTCGGTGTCGCGACCACGAATCGATTGGGCCATGGCGCGCAATGGCTGCAGGCCCCAGCCGATGGCCAGCCAGATCAGGATGGTCAGCAGCGGCACGCCGATCAGGCTCGGCCAAAGGGTATGGCCGACGATGCGGGTGATCAGGTCCTGGCGGATGTCGTCGCGTTCACCGACCCAGATCAACAGGCCTTGTCGCGGATCCTGAAGCAGGAAGGCGCACCAGTCGCGACCGTTCTCCATCAAATCATGGGCGCCGAGAGTGGTGGGCGGTGCATCCAGAATCGGCGCTTCGGCCGAGCGCATCAGCAACTGGCCGTCGTTGCGCCAGACCTGAAAGGTCAGCCGCGTCTCGTAGGGATGCGCCGCCTCGCCATCGCCGTCACCGTCCCGGCTCATCGCCTCGTCGAAGGCCTGATGCAGGCGCTCCCAATCGTTGTCGCCGGGTGCGCGCTGGGCCAGCACGCCTTGCAGCAGGCGGGCACTTTGCGCCAGTTGGGCGTCGTAGATTTCTTCGATTTCGTGGTGGCTGTAGCGCAACACTGCCCAACTGATCAGCACATCGCCGAGTAGAACCAGAAACAGCACCGGCAGCAGAATCCGCGCGCGAATCGAGTTCATGGCTTGAGCTCCACGACATACCCCACGCCGCGCACGGTGCGGATCAGCTCGGCGGAGAGTTTCTTGCGCAGGTTGTGGATCAGCACTTCCAGGGTGTTGCTTTCGACCCGTTCCTGCCAGCCGTACAAGGTGCGCGACAGGCGTTCGCGGGTGACGACTTTGCCGGGGCGGGCCATCAGTTGATGCAACAGTTGATACTCCATCGGTGTGACCACCACCGTGCTGCCGCGCCAGGTGACTTGCTGGCTGATCGGGTCGAGGCAGACGCCGGCGTGTTCCAGCATCGGTTGCGCGCGGCCCTGACTGCGCCGCAGCAAGGCACGGATGCGCGCCTTGAGCTCATCGACATCGAATGGCTTGACCAGATAATCGTCCGCGCCGGCATCCAGCCCGGCGATGCGCTCGGCGGTGCCGTCGCGGGCGGTGAGGATCAGCACCGGCAAATCATGCTGGCTGGCACGCAGTTGTTGCAGCAGCGCGAGGCCGTCGAGCCTAGGCAGGCCGAGGTCGAGCAGCAAAAGATCGAAGCTTTCGCTGCGCAACGCATGCAGCGCACTGACGCCATCCTGCAACCAGTCGAGGGTGTAGCCCTCGTTGCTCAGGGCGACGCGGATGCCCTGGCCGAGGGCGCGGTCATCTTCGACCAGAAGTAGGCGCATGGCATTTTCTCTGTGGGAAATCGGGCGCGTGTCCGGCGGCATCATGCCGCTCGCCTTGCTGCCGTGGCAGCCCCTGAACCGGCGAAGATGTTACGACTCGTTGCCAACTAAGCTTTCGTTAAGCTTGGTTTTGCACAGTGAGGCCTTTCCCATCCAGCGAGAGTGCTTCCATGCGCAAACTTGTGCTGTTGTCCCTGATTGTCGCCAGCCCCCTGGCCGTCGCCGGCCCGCAATGCACCACGGCCGAACGTTCGCAGTGGCAGGACCAGAAAGCGTTTCAGGAACAGCTGAAATCCCAGGGCTACGAAATCAGCAAGTTCAAGGTCACCGACGGCAACTGCTACGAGATCTACGGCTTCGACAAGGACAAGCGCAAGGTCGAGATCTACCACGACCCGGTCAGCGGCAAAGCGGTGAAAACCGAGATCAAGGGCTGATGCCACGGGATTCCCTGCGCCTCTGGGACCCGGTGGTGCGGGTGTTTCACCTGTCCATCGCCGGGGTCTTTGCCGCCAACTACTTCTTCAATGAGGCCGGTGACGACTGGCATGTCTGGCTCGGTTATTACGCCATGGGCTGGCTGCTGGTGCGTCTGCTGTGGGGATTCGTCGGGCCGCGCAGTGCGCGCTGGTCGGACTTCTGGCCGACGCCGTCACGGCTGGCGGCCCATGCCCGGTCGCTGATCGCCGGACGGCCCGAGCATCGTCTCGGGCATTCGCCGATCGGCGCACTGGTGATGATCGCGATGCTGTTGGCAATGCTGACCGTCGGCCTCAGCGGCTGGGCCATGGAAGAAATCGATGCCCTGTGGGGCGCCGACTGGCCGCTGCAAGTCCACGAAACTGCCGCCGATGCCTTGCTGGCGCTGGTTATCGTGCACATCGCGGCGGCGCTGTTTGAAAGTGTTCAAGTGCGCGACAACCTGCCGTTGTCGATGCTCACCGGGCGCCGGCGTCGTCTGCCGGACGATCCGGGCCGGTGACAGGGATGTTCTTTCGATGGATTGCCATCTCGTAACTGCCATGAGCTGCCTATGCGTGCCTTGTCCTTTCGCTTGAAATTCGTAGTCGCTGCGCTAGCCGTCAGCCTGATTTTTATCGCGGCGTGGCGCAGTCACCCGGAGCATGTGCTGGCGCCGTTCGCGGTTGAAACGCCTGCGGTCCAGGCTTCGGCGAATGCGGCCGAGCCGATGTACAGCAGCCGTTTCGTGTCTTCGGAACTGGATGATTTCGTGCATTCGTCCTCGGTCACCGCGTTGCCCGGCGGCGACCTGATGGCGGTGTGGTTCGCCGGCTCCCGCGAAGGCGCCGCCGATGTGCAGATCCGCACCGCGCGCTACAACGCCAAAACGGCGGAGTGGGGCGCCGAACAGGTGCTGGCCACCCGTGAATCCACCGTCGCCGGCACCCAGCGCTACATCCGCAAGCTCGGCAACCCGGTGATCGCCCTCGCGCCGGATCAACGCTTGTGGATGTTCTACGTGTCGGTGTCCGTCGGCGGCTGGGCCACCAGCGCGATCAACGTGATGGTCTCCGATGACCTGGGGCGCAACTGGACCGCGCCGCGACAGCTGATCACCTCGCCGTTCTTCAATATCAGCACTTTGGTGCGCGCCGCACCGGTGTTTCATGCCGACGGCTCGATCGGGCTGCCGGTGTATCACGAGTTCATGGGCAAGTTCGCCGAATACCTGTACCTGAGCGCGGACGGCGCCGTGATCGACAAATTCCGCATCAGCCGGGGCAAGCATTCGCTGCAACCGACCATCGTGCCGCAGGACGAGCGCCGCGCCGTAGCGATGCTGCGCTATGCCGGTGAAACCCATCACAAGGTGCTGGCCAGCCGCACCGAAGACGCCGGGCAGACCTGGAGCGAGCCGTATCCACTGGAGCCGGCCAACCCCAACTCGTCGCTGGCGGCGGTGGGCACCGCCGATGACGGTTTGCTGGTGGCGCTCAATGACCTGCGCGACGGTCGGTTCAAGCTCAGCCTGTACGGCACCGATGCCAATCTCAGCGCCTGGCGCAACGTGATCGAACTCGACCAGTCCCCCGATCCCCTCGGCCAGCCGTTTTCGCCCGAGGCCTACAAGGCAATCATCGGCGAAGGCTTTCGCGCTTCAAGTGGCGCGCAGCGTTTGCCGCTGGAGCAGCGTTTCCTGAGCAACCTCGACTACCGAGTGTGCAAGCCCGCAGGCTGTGAATTCGAGTACGAGTACCCGTACTTCAGCCGTGGCAGTGATGGCCTCTATCACCTGGTTTATTCCTGGAACAACACTTTCATCAAACATGTCAGCTTCAACGATGCCTGGCTGGCGGAGCGCCTGTGATGCTGTTTCTCTGGCAAGCCCATTTGAGTTTCATCCTGCTCGGTTTTGTCTTGCTGGGTTCCTTTCAATTCACCCAACGCTGGCGTCCGTGGCTGTTGCCGGCGCTGGCGCTGGTCAGCTTCATTCCGCTGGGCGGCCTGCCGCTGGCGGCGTATGTGCGCAGTTTTACCGATGACCTGGCGATTACCACGCTGGTGTTTCTTGGCTGGGCCGCGTTGTTGCGCCTCGGTGTGGTTCCTCATCTGAATCCGCTGACACGGGTGCAGGTGCTGGGGTTGTTCGTGGTGCTGACGGCGCTGCTGTACCCGGCGACGATGGGCCTGACCTATGTCGATCCTTACCGTTGGGGCTTCAATCCACGGCCGATGATCGTGGTTGTCGGGCTGGCGACTTTGGCGCTGCTGTGGCTGCGTAACTCGCTGGGTGTGGCGATGCTGTCACTGGCCACGTTGGCGTTCGCACTGCGCCTCAAGCCTTCGGAAAACTATTGGGATTACCTGATCGACCCTTTGCTGGCGGGTTATTGCCTGATCGCCGGTTTCGGACTTTGCATTAAGGCAGCGTGGCATTTCCTGCCATCTCAACGAACGACACAGAGGTAAACGATGGGGTGGTTGCAATCGCGTCGCCTGCGCTATGGCGTGGGCGCGACAGGTTTGGCGTTTCTGCTGTTTGCCTTGCTACGGCTGGTGTTCCTGATCGGGTTTTCCGGGGTGGGTGTCGCGCAGTTCTTTGCCGACCCGCAATGGCTGCAAACCCTGGGCATCGGCTTTCGTTTCGATCTGAGGCTGGCGCTGTTGCTGGTGCTGCCATTGGCGGTGCTGGCGTGGCTGCCGCGCTGGAATCTGACCACGGTGCTGCTGTTGCGCGGTGCGGCGCGGGTTTATTTGCTGCTGGCATTGGGGCTGATCGGTCTGGTGTACATCATCGACTTCGGCCATTACGCCTACCTTGGCGTGCGGATCAACGCCACAGTTCTGCGTTATCTGGACGATGCGCAGATCTCGCAGCAGATGGTTTGGGAAACCTATCCGGTGCTGTGGATTGCACTGGGCTGGCTCGCGGTTCTGGCGCTGTGGTTCTACGGATTTGTGCGGCTGGAACGGTTGACCCTGGCCCGTGAACCTCAAGTGATCCGCCGCAGCTCAGTCGCCGTGGGCGCGGGGCTCGGGTTGGTGGCCGTCCTGCTGGCGTTGTTGGGCCGGGTCGACAAGCTCAACCTGGAAAACCCGGTGCCGCTGCGCTGGAGCGATGCGTTCTTTTCCGGCAACGGACAGATTGCCGCCGTGGGCCTGAACCCGGTGCTGTTCCTCTATGACACGCTCAAGGCCGGGCAGGCGCAGTTCGACGAGGCGCAGGTGCGGGTGCATTACCCGGTGATTTCCCGTTATCTGGGTGTGGATCGTCCGGATGTGCAAAGCCTGGCATTCGAACGCCGGCAATCCGTGCAGCCCTACCACGTCGTGGCCGAGCGGGCGCCGAACGTGATGTTTGTCATGCTCGAATCCCTCGGCACCAGCGCGGTGGGTGCCTATGGCAACCCGTTGAACCCGACGCCCAATCTTGATCGGCTGGCAAGCGAGAGCTGGTTCTTCAAACACTTCTACGTCCCGGTCACCGGCACCGCGAAAACCGTGTGGGCGAGCATCACCGGCGTCCCCGACGTCACCCGACAGGAAACCGCCACCCGTCATCCGCTGATCACCAACCAGCGCACGCTGATCAATGCCTTCACTGATTACCAGAAGCTCTACATGATTGGCGGCAACGCCGGTTGGGCCAACATCAACGCGCTGATCCAGCAAAGCATCGACGGTGTGCGTCTGTACGAAGAGCGCGACTGGCGTTCGCCACGGGTCGATGTGTGGGGGATTTCCGATCTGGACCTGTTCAAGGAAGGCGACGAGATTCTGCGTGCACTGCCGAAGGACAAACCGTTCTTCGCCTACGTGCAAACCTCGGGCAATCACCGGCCATTCACCATTCCCAGGGACAACGACGGATTCGAGGTCAGCAATCTGTCGCTGGAGCAGGTGCAAAACGCCGGCTCACGCAGCGTCGAGCAATACAACGCGGTGCGGCTGCTGGACTTCAACATCGGTCGCCTGATGGAACTGGCCAAGGCCGGCGGCTATTACGACAACACGATTTTTGTGTTCTTCGGCGACCACAACACGCGCATCAGCCGTATCCCGCACATGCCGCCGGCCTTCGAACAACTGGGGCTTGAAAGCAACCATGTGCCGATGCTGATTCATGCGCCGGGGCTGCTCAAACCGAAGGTGATTGAAGAGGCGGTGGGGCTCGCCGATCTGCTGCCAACCGTGGCGGGCATGGCCGGCGTTTCTTTCGAGAACCGCGCCATGGGCCGCGACCTGCAGCAACCGGCACCCGAGGGCGAACGGGTGGTACCGCTGGTGTTGCGCGAAGGGACGTTCCCGTTGATCGGCGGAGTAACCAAGGATCACTTGCTGCAGATGCAGCACGACGGCAGCGCGCCGACGTTGCATGACCTGAAGTCAGCTACGCCACTGGAGAACGTCGCCGATGCGCATCCCGAAGAATTTCAGAGACTGGTCGAGTTGACCCGGGGACTGCACGAAAGCGCACGGCTGATGCTGTATCGCAACGTGCGTTGACGGCCCTCTCTCGAGGAAAAAGGGCCGCCACGGTTTCAGGTGTGATGGATGTCGCGATCCTTGGTTTCCGGCATGAAGAAGATGCCCAGAATCGCCGTCATCACCGCGATGACAATCGGGTACCACAAGCCGTAGTAGATGTCCCCGGTGGCCGCGACCATCGCGAATGCCACGGTCGGCAGGAACCCGCCGAACCAGCCGTTGCCGATGTGGTACGGCAGCGACATCGAGGTGTAGCGGATGCGCGCCGGGAACAGCTCGACCAGCCACGCTGCAATCGGGCCGTAAACCATGGTCACGTAGATCACCAGTACGGTCAGCAGGAGCAAGACCATCGGGTAATTGGTCTTGGCCGGATCAGCCTTTTCCGGGTAACCGGCCTCTTTCAGCGCGGTGCCGAGGCTGGCGGTGAAGGCGTCGTTGCGGGTTTTGAAGTCAGCGGCCGGCATGGCGGTGCCTTCGAAGCTTTCGATGACCTTGTCGCCAATGCGCACCTGGGCCACGGTGCCCGGTTCCGCCACTACGTTTTCGTACGGAATCGCCCGTTTGGCCAGGATGGTTTTCGCCAGGTCGCAGGAACTGGTGAATTTGGCCTTGCCCACCGGATCGAACTGGAACGAGCACTGGTCAGGGCTGGCGACCACTTTGACCGGGTTCTTTTCCTGGGCGATGAACACGTCGGGGTTACCGTACTGGGTCAGCGCGTGGAAGATCGGGAAGTAGGTCACCGCCGCCAGAATGCACCCGGCCATGATGATGCCCTTGCGCCCGATGCGGTCGGACAGGCTGCCGAAAATCACGAAGAACGGCGTGCCGATCAGCAGCGAGCCAGCGATCAGCAGGTTGGCGGTCTGCGGGTCGATCTTCAGGGTTTGCAGCAGGAAAAACAGCGCGTAGAACTGCCCGGTGTACCAGACCACCGCTTGGCCTGCAGTGCCGCCGAGCAGGGCCATGATCACGATTTTCAGGTTGTCCCAGCGGGCGAAGGATTCGGTCAGTGGCGCCTTCGACGCCTTGCCTTCGGCCTTCATTTTCATGAACACCGGCGACTCGTTCAGTTGCAGACGGATGTAGACCGACACCGCCAGCAGCAGGATCGACAACAGGAACGGAATCCGCCAGCCCCAGGCCTCGAACGCCTCGGTGCCCAACGCGGTGCGGCAGGCCAGAATCACCAGCAGCGACAGAAACAGCCCCAGCGTCGCCGTGGTCTGAATCCACGAGGTGAAATATCCGCGTTTGCCCTTCGGTG
This genomic window from Pseudomonas kribbensis contains:
- a CDS encoding MFS transporter, with protein sequence MASHPACTTSSPSALRTFFVSGMGTALEFYDFVIYGTAAALVFPKVFFPQMDPLTATLVAFGAFGAGFFARPLGGMVFGHYGDKLGRQKMLVITLLLMGLSTFLIGCLPGYATIGAGAPALLVLLRLVQGFAAGGEWGGAALFGIESAPVGRRGLWGSFTSMGIGIGGILGSAVFAVVSVAANDDLAGFAWRIPFWLGGVLVLVGLYARLQKPAQSLGESKGHGRMPLIEALRARPRAMLLCTGIAFGYVTIAYIGSTFFLSYATQLGYGSTDALIFDIALSVAIVITAPLFALLSDRIGRRKVMILGAFIMAAGFFVFFPLVGLKSLLVSTFAYIVIGAFMGATQGPIPAFLAEQFPRDMRYSGMSAAYQIGAALGGGTASSAATAILIANNHDAFGVAVYGAVALGIVAVCSFFLKETAHLSLEEIDAPLNGASATAPVPGRWQTP
- the mntP gene encoding manganese efflux pump MntP; amino-acid sequence: MNPVSLIFLALAMSTDAFAAAIGKGSSLHKPRLTEALRTGLIFGVIEAITPVIGWFIGQAATRWVESWDHWIAFTLLVALGLHMIYNGLKHEEAEEEKPGQHSFFILAVTAVATSIDALAVGVGLAFVDVNIWVAAAAIGLATMTMVTLGVMLGRVLGTVVGKRAEIVGGVVLMIVGATILYEHLSA
- a CDS encoding ATP-binding protein: MNSIRARILLPVLFLVLLGDVLISWAVLRYSHHEIEEIYDAQLAQSARLLQGVLAQRAPGDNDWERLHQAFDEAMSRDGDGDGEAAHPYETRLTFQVWRNDGQLLMRSAEAPILDAPPTTLGAHDLMENGRDWCAFLLQDPRQGLLIWVGERDDIRQDLITRIVGHTLWPSLIGVPLLTILIWLAIGWGLQPLRAMAQSIRGRDTDTLKPLHLSPLPQDLEPMQTALNRLLQQIDNLLARERRFIADAAHELRTPLAILRIHAQNAQLANTPQQREEALEFLVSAVDRATRIASQLLTMARIEPRLASPQNARVELTALVREELAELTPLALEKDVELILDSDHHCPVDTDPVALAIALQNLVTNALNFAPPGSEVRVQVQPQACGSVSISVEDAGPGIDEQQYARLFERFYSEGHANGAGLGLAIVQMIVSKIGSTLQLYNRPEGGLCAELRIPAGSTEPAPGI
- a CDS encoding response regulator, whose translation is MRLLLVEDDRALGQGIRVALSNEGYTLDWLQDGVSALHALRSESFDLLLLDLGLPRLDGLALLQQLRASQHDLPVLILTARDGTAERIAGLDAGADDYLVKPFDVDELKARIRALLRRSQGRAQPMLEHAGVCLDPISQQVTWRGSTVVVTPMEYQLLHQLMARPGKVVTRERLSRTLYGWQERVESNTLEVLIHNLRKKLSAELIRTVRGVGYVVELKP
- a CDS encoding PepSY domain-containing protein, with the protein product MRKLVLLSLIVASPLAVAGPQCTTAERSQWQDQKAFQEQLKSQGYEISKFKVTDGNCYEIYGFDKDKRKVEIYHDPVSGKAVKTEIKG
- a CDS encoding cytochrome b/b6 domain-containing protein, producing MPRDSLRLWDPVVRVFHLSIAGVFAANYFFNEAGDDWHVWLGYYAMGWLLVRLLWGFVGPRSARWSDFWPTPSRLAAHARSLIAGRPEHRLGHSPIGALVMIAMLLAMLTVGLSGWAMEEIDALWGADWPLQVHETAADALLALVIVHIAAALFESVQVRDNLPLSMLTGRRRRLPDDPGR
- a CDS encoding sialidase family protein, whose amino-acid sequence is MRALSFRLKFVVAALAVSLIFIAAWRSHPEHVLAPFAVETPAVQASANAAEPMYSSRFVSSELDDFVHSSSVTALPGGDLMAVWFAGSREGAADVQIRTARYNAKTAEWGAEQVLATRESTVAGTQRYIRKLGNPVIALAPDQRLWMFYVSVSVGGWATSAINVMVSDDLGRNWTAPRQLITSPFFNISTLVRAAPVFHADGSIGLPVYHEFMGKFAEYLYLSADGAVIDKFRISRGKHSLQPTIVPQDERRAVAMLRYAGETHHKVLASRTEDAGQTWSEPYPLEPANPNSSLAAVGTADDGLLVALNDLRDGRFKLSLYGTDANLSAWRNVIELDQSPDPLGQPFSPEAYKAIIGEGFRASSGAQRLPLEQRFLSNLDYRVCKPAGCEFEYEYPYFSRGSDGLYHLVYSWNNTFIKHVSFNDAWLAERL
- a CDS encoding LTA synthase family protein, whose amino-acid sequence is MGWLQSRRLRYGVGATGLAFLLFALLRLVFLIGFSGVGVAQFFADPQWLQTLGIGFRFDLRLALLLVLPLAVLAWLPRWNLTTVLLLRGAARVYLLLALGLIGLVYIIDFGHYAYLGVRINATVLRYLDDAQISQQMVWETYPVLWIALGWLAVLALWFYGFVRLERLTLAREPQVIRRSSVAVGAGLGLVAVLLALLGRVDKLNLENPVPLRWSDAFFSGNGQIAAVGLNPVLFLYDTLKAGQAQFDEAQVRVHYPVISRYLGVDRPDVQSLAFERRQSVQPYHVVAERAPNVMFVMLESLGTSAVGAYGNPLNPTPNLDRLASESWFFKHFYVPVTGTAKTVWASITGVPDVTRQETATRHPLITNQRTLINAFTDYQKLYMIGGNAGWANINALIQQSIDGVRLYEERDWRSPRVDVWGISDLDLFKEGDEILRALPKDKPFFAYVQTSGNHRPFTIPRDNDGFEVSNLSLEQVQNAGSRSVEQYNAVRLLDFNIGRLMELAKAGGYYDNTIFVFFGDHNTRISRIPHMPPAFEQLGLESNHVPMLIHAPGLLKPKVIEEAVGLADLLPTVAGMAGVSFENRAMGRDLQQPAPEGERVVPLVLREGTFPLIGGVTKDHLLQMQHDGSAPTLHDLKSATPLENVADAHPEEFQRLVELTRGLHESARLMLYRNVR
- a CDS encoding MFS transporter, with protein sequence MAVLDSMSTGSAPHPHHSVSKEERKVIFASSLGTVFEWYDFYLYGSLAAIIAKHFFAGVNETTSFIFALLAFAAGFAVRPFGAVVFGRLGDMIGRKHTFLITIVIMGVSTAIVGFLPGYATIGVAAPIILITLRLLQGLALGGEYGGAATYVAEHAPKGKRGYFTSWIQTTATLGLFLSLLVILACRTALGTEAFEAWGWRIPFLLSILLLAVSVYIRLQLNESPVFMKMKAEGKASKAPLTESFARWDNLKIVIMALLGGTAGQAVVWYTGQFYALFFLLQTLKIDPQTANLLIAGSLLIGTPFFVIFGSLSDRIGRKGIIMAGCILAAVTYFPIFHALTQYGNPDVFIAQEKNPVKVVASPDQCSFQFDPVGKAKFTSSCDLAKTILAKRAIPYENVVAEPGTVAQVRIGDKVIESFEGTAMPAADFKTRNDAFTASLGTALKEAGYPEKADPAKTNYPMVLLLLTVLVIYVTMVYGPIAAWLVELFPARIRYTSMSLPYHIGNGWFGGFLPTVAFAMVAATGDIYYGLWYPIVIAVMTAILGIFFMPETKDRDIHHT